In one window of Rhinopithecus roxellana isolate Shanxi Qingling chromosome 15, ASM756505v1, whole genome shotgun sequence DNA:
- the AIP gene encoding AH receptor-interacting protein isoform X1, which produces MADIIARLREDGIQKRVIQEGRGELPDFQDGTKATFHYRTLHSDNEGTVLDDSRVRGKPMELIIGKKFKLPVWETIVCTMREGEIAQFLCDIKHVVLYPLVAKSLRNIAAGKDPLEGQRHCCGVAQMHEHSSLGHADLDALQQNPQPLVFHMEMLKVESPGTYQQDPWAMTDEEKAKAVPLIHQEGNRLYREGHVKEAAAKYYDAIACLKNLQMKEQPGSPEWIQLDQQITPLLLNYCQCKLVAEEYYEVLDHCSSILNKYDDNVKAYFKRGKAHAAVWNAQEAQADFAKVLELDPALAPAVSRELRALEARIRQKDEEDKARFRGIFSH; this is translated from the exons GCCACGTTCCACTACCGGACGCTGCACAGTGACAACGAGGGCACCGTGCTGGACGACAGCCGGGTGCGTGGCAAGCCCATGGAGCTCATCATTGGCAAGAAGTTCAAGCTGCCTGTGTGGGAGACCATCGTGTGCACCATGAGAGAAGGGGAGATTGCCCAGTTCCTCTGTGACATCAAG CACGTGGTCCTGTACCCGCTGGTGGCCAAGAGTCTCCGCAACATCGCGGCAGGCAAGGACCCCCTGGAGGGTCAGCGGCACTGCTGCGGCGTTGCACAGATGCATGAACACAGCTCCCTGGGCCACGCTGACCTGGACGCCCTGCAGCAGAACCCCCAGCCCCTCGTCTTCCACATGGAAATGCTGAAG GTGGAGAGCCCTGGCACATACCAGCAGGACCCATGGGCCATGACGGATGAAGAGAAGGCAAAGGCAGTGCCGCTCATCCACCAGGAGGGCAACCGGTTGTATCGCGAGGGGCATGTGAAGGAGGCTGCTGCCAAGTACTACGATGCCATTGCCTGCCTCAAGAACCTGCAGATGAAG GAACAGCCTGGGTCCCCTGAATGGATCCAGCTGGACCAGCAGATCACACCGCTGCTGCTCAACTACTGCCAGTGCAAGCTGGTGGCCGAGGAGTACTACGAGGTGCTGGACCACTGCTCTTCCATCCTCAACAAGTATGATG ACAACGTCAAGGCCTACTTCAAGCGGGGCAAGGCCCACGCGGCTGTGTGGAATGCCCAGGAGGCCCAGGCTGACTTTGCCAAAGTGCTGGAGCTGGACCCAGCCCTGGCGCCCGCTGTGAGCCGAGAGCTGCGGGCCCTGGAGGCACGGATCCGGCAGAAGGACGAAGAGGACAAAGCCCGGTTCCGGGGGATCTTCTCCCATTGA